CCACAACGTGGACTGCTGGAAGGAAACCTACTACATCGGGAGCGTACCCGAATACTCGGCCAGCCTGATGAATGGGGCGTGGGCCTGCGCCCACCTGATGGACAGCTACCGCTTCACGGGGGACAAGGCATTCCTGAAAAAATCCCTTCCCATCCTGGAATCCAACGCCCGGTTCATCATGTCCTGGTTCCAGAAAGACGGGAAAGGGCGCTATATCTCCGGTCCGGGGACTTCTCCGGAAAACGTCTTCAGAGTCCAGGATGAAACAGGAAAAAAAATCAGCCTTTCCGTCTCCAACGGCTGTTCCCATGACCTCCTTCTCGGCAGGGAAGCCCTGCGCAACTACATCACCGCGTGCCGGGAACTCGGAATCAATACGCCCGTACTGGCAAAAGCCCGCCAGTTCCTGCCGCGCATTCCCCAGCCGGCCATCGGGAAGGACGGCCGCATCCGGGAATGGCTGGAACCCTTTGAGGAAGTCCAGAAGGGCCACCGCCACATCAGCCACCTGTACGGCCTGTTTCCGGGAAATGAATGGGATGTGCTCAACACCCCCGAATACGCCGCCGCCGTCAAGAAATCCGTGGACTACCGCCGCAGCTTTACCGGAAAAAACGGCATATGCACCGGATGGAGCACCGCGTGGCTGATCAACATGTACGCCACGCTCGGCTGCGGCAACGATGCGGAGGAACGCATTTACACGCAGTTGAAAAAATACATCAACCCCAACCTGTTCGACATGCACCCCCCCTACCAGATCGACGGCAACTTCGGCATGGCGTCCGGCCTGGCCCAATGCCTGATCCAGAGCCAGGTTGAGCAGCAAGGCTACCGCGTCATCATGCTCGCCCCGGCGCTGGCCGACTCATGGACGGAGGGTTCGGCCACGGGACTCCGCACCCGCGGGGGTCTTACGGTCAACCTGTCCTGGAAGGACGGCGGCATCAAGGCCACGGCCAAAGCCTCCCGTCCCGGAAAATTCCGTTTCATGCACCAGGGCAGGAAAAAAGATGTGGTCATGAAAGCGGGGGACAGCGTCAACATCTCCTTTTAATCCCTCCTGCCTTAACACAGGTAAAGGCGGCCATGCCTCGTTCACCCCGGCGTCCCCTCTGGCCCGGCAGGTATGGCCGCCTTTCAGTGCCGTACCGGATGAAACGGAAGGCCAGCCCGGAGCCGCCGGTGCGTGCCCCCTTCCCTTCGGCAAAGCTTCCGTTCCCTGTCCACAGAATAAACGGTAAAAGGGGACCATCTCCTGAGGAAAGCGGCACAGAACCTGCGTTTCTTCCAAATCCCGCCTGCTCCGTGCAGGAAACCGGGGAATGCATTTATTCCACCCGCACGGTCTGTTCGATCAACTGGTCCAGACGGGCCGCTGAAACGCCTCCCACCATCTCACGGAGCTTCATTCCCTCCAGATACAGGACCGTCAGCGGAACCGCCTCCAGATCGTACTTGCGGGCCAGCTCCGGATGCGCGTCCGCGTCAATCAATACGGCAAAGGCCTTCCCATCCTGCGCCTCGGCATAGGATTTGACCGCCTGGACGTACTGCATGGCCTGGGAACTCCACGGGGCGTAAAAGACGACCAGCACCCTGCGCCCGGAAAGTTCCGTCAACTGCCGCATGTCCTCCCCCCGGTAATCCATCCATGCGGGTTCCTTCTTTTTGGGGGCGGAAGGCGGCAATACCTGTCTGGGAGGGTCAAAATTCCGCTCCAGCGGACGCGGAGCGGGCTTCTTCTCCGCATAGCGGGAACGCCGGTCATTGGAATCGTCGCAGCCGGCCAGTGCGGCCAGCAACAGCCCGCTGATCACTATAAACGCTCCCTGCCTCATCACGGAGGCAAGTATGCCCGCGAAAGGCGAATTTGCAAGACTGAACCTTTCCATCAGGATTCCGCGTTTTCGCGGTTGCCTTGACCGTCCCGTCTCTGTTATGGTAGTCACTGAATGAACAGCGTGCCGCCACTGGAATTTGGAGGAATGTCCCATTGGGCGGCCCTGGCCGTTCTGCTGGCGGCGGGCCTGTGCCTTGTGGAACTGGGGCAGTCCTACAAAAAATCCGTCAGAAACCGCACGACATTCTGGCTGGGGACCGCATGCCTGTTGAGCCTGGTTCCGGACCTGATCGCCCTGCTTGCCGACGAACCGGACAAATCCTGGGAGTGGTTGCTGCCCCTTCACTTCTGCTCCGTGATGCAGGTGGCGTGCGCCCTGAGCCTCTGGATACCTTCCCGCATTCTGCGCTCCATCGTGTACTACTGCGTGCTGTGCGCCACTCTTCAGGGGCTGGTGACGCCTTCCGTGGCCCACGACTTCCCGTCATGGACGTACTTCGCCTTCTTCTTCTCCCACGGCGTTACGGTCATTGCGGCTCTCTACCTGCCCCTGGCCCTGCAATGGAAGCCGGCGCGGTGGGACTTCCTGTGGGCCCTCCTCTTCGCCAACCTGTATCTGGCCGCGGTGCATCCCGTCAACAAATTCCTGGGCACCAATTACGGCTTTACGGTCTCCACGCCCGCCTCCGGATCCGTGCTGGACCTGCTGGGGGCGTGGCCCTGGTACCTGCTGTGGATGCAGATTCCGGCCCTGATCCTGATGTACCTGCTCACACTGCCCTTCCGCCATTATCCCAAGGGCCGTACGGGCAGTTCCCTGTTCCGGAACTGAAAAACTTACGCAGAAAAACATCCCTGCCATCCTGCATCATCATCCTTCCATGTTTCCATACCTCTACCTGTTTCTCCCCGCCGGAGCGGTCTTTTACTTCCTTCTTCACCTCTTCCCGGGCATCCCTGCCCATCCTCCCGCGGCGCAGCCTTCCGTTCCCCTTCCCTCCGGCTACGCCCTCTCATGGAATGACGAATTCGGAGGCGCGTCCCTTGACATGGAAAAATGGTTCTACCGCCAGACCGGGCCGCGCCACGACGCCGTAAACACCCCGGAGGCCGTCTCCGCGGGCAACGGAATTCTAAGCATCCGCACCTATACGGAAAACGGCAAGCATCATACCGGAATGATCGCCACAAAAAAGAAAAGCCTGGACCGGACATACGGCTTTTACGAGGCTTCCATTGAGTTCACCGGAGACAGGAATGCCTCTTCCGGCATGTGGTCCGCCTTCTGGCTCCAGAGCGACACCATTTCCACCGTGGGCAACACGGGAAAATACGGCACGGAAATAGACATTGTGGAATACAGGCCCAACCCCGCCAACGGATATGAAACCAACCAGGCCATCCACTACCACGGCTACGGGGAACACCACAAATCGGCGGCAAAACAGCACAAAATCGGACTTCTGGAAGGCTATCACACCTACGGCGTGCTCCGGACGGCCGGAGGATACACGTTCTATATGGACGGAAAGGAAGTCTGGAAAACGCAGGAAGCCCTGTCCTGCATTCCGGAATACATCATCCTGAGTTCGGAAATCCGGGATAAAAACTGGGCAGGCGACATCCCCGCAAACGGCTACGGCAGCAGGGACAAAAGCCCAACGGCCATGAACGTGGACTACGTGCGGGTTTACTCCCTGCCCGATTCCTACCGGACCGCGCCCGACGGAAAATGGAGCGACCGCCAATGGGAAACCGTCCTGCCTTCCGGCAGGAAAATCGCCCGGCTGGCGCCCCCGGACGGAGCCAACGTCTGGTTCAACAGGGAAAGGACAAGCAGCCTGCTTCTGGACCGAGACGCCGTCGTGGACTCCCTCACCGTCGGGAAAGGAAAATTCTTCCACCTGGAAGGCAGGGATAAAACGCTGGTCGTACGGAGCGGAATCGCCGCGCTGGAAAGAATAGATATGGTCTTTGACACGAAAATGGCGCTTGAAGGCGGCGATGTCGCCTGGACTCTGTTTGAACCCTATTCCTCCTTGTGCGCCAACGGCCCCGTACACGGAAAAGGCAGCCTGATCCTCCGCTGCGGCAGCGGAACACTCGTGAACTCCACGTTTCTCTTCAACGCCCCCGTCACCCTCCAGGGGGAAATGGACGTGAAAGGGCAAGTCGCTCTCGGTCCTTCCGGGAGCCTGTCCATCTCCGGCAAAACCGTTTTCCGCCGGAATTCCCGTCTTGTCGTTCATCTGGACGGCAAAAATGCGTCTCCCAAAATAAAGGCGGAGGGAGGGCTGGAACTGGAGAAAAACGTTTCCCTGTACCCCGAATTTTTCTATGTCCCGGAACCGGGCGACCGGATCATCCTGGCGGACGGCCTTAAAAAGACCGCCGGGGGAACTTTCTTCAACCTGCCGGAAGGCCGCGTTTTTGACGCTGAAATATACCGTGATTCCCCGTTGAAAACCTCGCTCGCCGGAAAAGCCTCCCTGCGCATCCATTACACGGATACGGGAATTCTGCTGACGGTCCTCTCCGTGGACAAAACGGCCCCCTCCCGTTAAAATCCTTCCATCATCCCCGGAAAAAGGCCCCCTTCATCCGTCCCGGACCGGGATGAATAAATAAGGGAAAATCTCCCCAGAACGGAGCCACTCACCCTATCCACCCTATCCACCCTATCTCACGATCGGCTTGAGCACGCCCAGATAGGTATCCGCCGTGCCCGTCCCGGGATAAATGGAATCTATCCTGATCCTGATGGTATGCACGGGAGCCTTGTAATACGGGGGAATGACAATCTGCGGCGTCCAGTCGTCCCGCAGGGTGGCGTCAAAAGTGTACTCCCCGTTCAGCGTTACCTGGACGCTTTTGGGACGGCCGAACATGGAATACGCAATATTCGGATGACGGCGAGCCTCCGTATCGTTTTCCGGCAGCGTTATCGGGGAAATTCCTGATTCCAGCATGATTCCCAGCAAACGGCCCGGATTCTTAAGCTTCACCTCCAGGGTTTCCCCCTGCCCGTCTCCGGAAACGCCCTCCGCCCAGTATCCCTGGCCGTGTTTCAGATTGTCCGGGGAGCAGGGATTGCCGTAAGGGTCCTTTTCCAGGGTGGAACTGGCCGTAATGTCGTACTGGTCCGTCAGGGAACCCTTCTCCCCGCGGATGGTGACATGGCCATTCTTGTCCAGCGTCCAGCCTGGGCCGGGAGTCAGCACCACGGAGGGCGCGTACGGACGGCCGTCCGCCCCCAGCAGGGACCAGGTATAAACGCCTTTGGGCGTCGTGACGATGGACTTGGCATCGGCGGAAGGGTCCAGCTTCACGGACTGGTTGGTCATCTCGGAACTGTACACATTCACCACCGCCCTGGGCGTTCCGCCCGTCCAGGTCATGACGGGAGAAGTGAGCAGCGTCAGGCGCGGTTCACCCATCCTGACTTCCGTTCCTGGGGTGATGCTGATATCCTGCGTGTAAGGCACGGAAAACTGAAAAGTCAGCACGTGCGTTCCCGGCTTATTGGGAACCTGGGCCACCAGCCAGTGGGCAATGCCGGCCACGGGAGCCATGGTGGGCGCGTCCGCCTGCTGGTGGCGTCCCTCGGTAAGGGAGGAATCGCACTTCAAATCGTCCACGGACGCCACGGCATCCAACACCGCCTTGGTGAAGGGAAGATTGCGTATGGGCTCCGGACTGGCGGCGTTGGCCCGTTCATCAGGAGGGTTGTACCGGAACGGAACGCCCACGGGAATGGTTTTCCCCTTGATGCCTTTGGGAATGTCCAGGGCACAGGTATAAATCAGGAAAGCCTGGTGCTGCTTCAGGGCAACGGTCAGGTCCAGGGCCTCCAGGCGGATGCCGTCCGCCTGCGTCAAATCCATGGGAACCGGCAACCCGGGCACCGGGGCTATGCTCTGGACCGCGACATGGCGCGGAGCATCCTGCCGGGTCTTTTCCCCAGCGGGCTGTTCCTGAGGCGGCGGCGCGGCGGCCATGCACGGCGCACAGCCCACGGCGCCGGCCAGACAAATGAGAGAAGCCAGTCTCATGCCGTTAAAATAATGTCTCTTCATCCGTTCATCAAGGTTCATTTTCCGGACCGCCGGAGTCCGTCCGCTTGCCTCCGCCCCTCTTTCAATCCGGAATAACGGAACGGGAACGAACCTTCGACAGAGAATCATGAGCAATTCCCCGGGCCGGAGGCTGGAAAAACTTCTCCCTGTTCCGGACTTTTCCGACCGCCCAATCCGGCGTCATGAAAAAGGAGATAGGAACAGCCCCCAATCCCTCCATGAACACAACGGTCTCTTCCTGGCGGGGACCGGAAAGGAAAATGTCTTCCCCTTGAGCCTGCCGCCGGCCGGCGCTGAACATGTCTTTCATCACATAAAAATCCGTTGCCCCAAAAAATGCCGCCCGAACGGAAGCCTGTTCCTCTTCGGCCACATCCGGAGAGAAAACAACATACAGGATGGACAAGACTCCGGTATTTTTCCCGACCTCATCCAGGGAATGGCAAACCTTCCCCCGGTAAAGAAAAATACAGGGACGTCCTTCCTCCGGAAGAGGATTTTCCGCAACGATGAGCGTATCTTCCAGGGCGTCTTCCAACTCTTCACGATCCACTGC
This genomic stretch from Akkermansia biwaensis harbors:
- a CDS encoding TIGR02206 family membrane protein, with protein sequence MSHWAALAVLLAAGLCLVELGQSYKKSVRNRTTFWLGTACLLSLVPDLIALLADEPDKSWEWLLPLHFCSVMQVACALSLWIPSRILRSIVYYCVLCATLQGLVTPSVAHDFPSWTYFAFFFSHGVTVIAALYLPLALQWKPARWDFLWALLFANLYLAAVHPVNKFLGTNYGFTVSTPASGSVLDLLGAWPWYLLWMQIPALILMYLLTLPFRHYPKGRTGSSLFRN
- a CDS encoding glycoside hydrolase family 16 protein produces the protein MFPYLYLFLPAGAVFYFLLHLFPGIPAHPPAAQPSVPLPSGYALSWNDEFGGASLDMEKWFYRQTGPRHDAVNTPEAVSAGNGILSIRTYTENGKHHTGMIATKKKSLDRTYGFYEASIEFTGDRNASSGMWSAFWLQSDTISTVGNTGKYGTEIDIVEYRPNPANGYETNQAIHYHGYGEHHKSAAKQHKIGLLEGYHTYGVLRTAGGYTFYMDGKEVWKTQEALSCIPEYIILSSEIRDKNWAGDIPANGYGSRDKSPTAMNVDYVRVYSLPDSYRTAPDGKWSDRQWETVLPSGRKIARLAPPDGANVWFNRERTSSLLLDRDAVVDSLTVGKGKFFHLEGRDKTLVVRSGIAALERIDMVFDTKMALEGGDVAWTLFEPYSSLCANGPVHGKGSLILRCGSGTLVNSTFLFNAPVTLQGEMDVKGQVALGPSGSLSISGKTVFRRNSRLVVHLDGKNASPKIKAEGGLELEKNVSLYPEFFYVPEPGDRIILADGLKKTAGGTFFNLPEGRVFDAEIYRDSPLKTSLAGKASLRIHYTDTGILLTVLSVDKTAPSR
- a CDS encoding thioredoxin family protein, which codes for MRQGAFIVISGLLLAALAGCDDSNDRRSRYAEKKPAPRPLERNFDPPRQVLPPSAPKKKEPAWMDYRGEDMRQLTELSGRRVLVVFYAPWSSQAMQYVQAVKSYAEAQDGKAFAVLIDADAHPELARKYDLEAVPLTVLYLEGMKLREMVGGVSAARLDQLIEQTVRVE
- a CDS encoding NADase-type glycan-binding domain-containing protein; protein product: MRLASLICLAGAVGCAPCMAAAPPPQEQPAGEKTRQDAPRHVAVQSIAPVPGLPVPMDLTQADGIRLEALDLTVALKQHQAFLIYTCALDIPKGIKGKTIPVGVPFRYNPPDERANAASPEPIRNLPFTKAVLDAVASVDDLKCDSSLTEGRHQQADAPTMAPVAGIAHWLVAQVPNKPGTHVLTFQFSVPYTQDISITPGTEVRMGEPRLTLLTSPVMTWTGGTPRAVVNVYSSEMTNQSVKLDPSADAKSIVTTPKGVYTWSLLGADGRPYAPSVVLTPGPGWTLDKNGHVTIRGEKGSLTDQYDITASSTLEKDPYGNPCSPDNLKHGQGYWAEGVSGDGQGETLEVKLKNPGRLLGIMLESGISPITLPENDTEARRHPNIAYSMFGRPKSVQVTLNGEYTFDATLRDDWTPQIVIPPYYKAPVHTIRIRIDSIYPGTGTADTYLGVLKPIVR